One part of the Ziziphus jujuba cultivar Dongzao chromosome 2, ASM3175591v1 genome encodes these proteins:
- the LOC107407569 gene encoding UDP-glucose 6-dehydrogenase 1, with protein sequence MVKICCIGAGYVGGPTMAVIALKCPSIAVAVVDISVSRIAAWNSDQLPIYEPGLDEVVKRRRGKNLFFSTDVEKHVAEADIVFVSVNTPTKTQGLGAGKAADLTYWESAARMIADVSKSNKIVVEKSTVPVKTAEAIEKILSHNSKGIKFQILSNPEFLAEGTAIQDLFKPDRVLIGGRETPDGQKAIQVLKDVYAHWVPEDRILTTNLWSAELSKLAANAFLAQRISSVNAMSALCEATGADVSQVSHAVGTDTRIGPKFLNASVGFGGSCFQKDILNLIYICDCNGLAEVANYWKQVIKVNDYQKNRFVNRVVSSMFNTVSGKKIAILGFAFKKDTGDTRETPAIDVCKGLLGDKARLSIYDPQVTEDQIQRDLTMKKFDWDHPIHLQPMSPSAVKQVSVVWDAYEAAKDSHGICILTEWDEFRKLDYQRIFECMQKPAFVFDGRNIADVEKLREIGFIVYSIGKPLDPWLKDMPAMA encoded by the coding sequence ATGGTGAAGATATGCTGCATTGGAGCCGGCTATGTCGGGGGGCCAACTATGGCTGTAATTGCACTCAAGTGCCCTTCGATCGCAGTAGCTGTTGTTGACATTTCTGTTTCCAGGATTGCAGCCTGGAACAGTGACCAGCTTCCCATTTATGAACCAGGTCTTGATGAGGTTGTGAAGCGGCGCAGAGGAAAGAATCTCTTCTTCAGCACTGATGTTGAAAAGCATGTGGCAGAGGCAGACATAGTCTTCGTCTCGGTTAACACCCCAACGAAAACTCAGGGTCTTGGAGCTGGCAAAGCAGCAGACTTGACATATTGGGAAAGTGCAGCCAGGATGATTGCTGATGTTTCAAAGTCCAACAAGATTGTTGTTGAGAAATCAACTGTTCCAGTGAAAACTGCTGAGGCAATTGAGAAAATTCTGTCCCACAATAGCAAAGGGATCAAATTTCAGATTCTCTCGAACCCTGAGTTTCTTGCTGAAGGGACTGCAATTCAGGACCTTTTCAAGCCTGACAGGGTTCTGATTGGTGGTAGAGAAACCCCTGATGGCCAAAAGGCAATCCAGGTACTGAAAGATGTATATGCTCATTGGGTACCAGAAGACAGGATTTTAACAACCAATCTTTGGTCAGCAGAGCTCTCAAAGCTTGCAGCCAATGCATTTCTTGCACAGAGGATCTCATCTGTCAATGCTATGTCTGCTCTCTGTGAGGCCACTGGAGCTGATGTCTCACAGGTTTCTCATGCTGTTGGCACAGACACCAGGATTGGACCGAAATTCCTCAATGCAAGTGTTGGCTTTGGTGGTTCTTGCTTCCAAAAAGACATACTCAATTTGATCTATATCTGTGATTGCAATGGCTTAGCTGAAGTAGCAAACTACTGGAAACAAGTTATCAAAGTGAATGACTACCAAAAGAACCGATTCGTGAACAGGGTTGTGTCTTCGATGTTCAACACGGTTTCAGGTAAAAAGATTGCCATTCTTGGGTTTGCATTCAAGAAAGATACCGGTGATACAAGGGAAACCCCAGCCATTGATGTTTGCAAAGGGCTATTGGGGGACAAAGCAAGGTTGAGCATATATGACCCACAAGTGACTGAGGATCAAATCCAAAGGGACTTGACAATGAAGAAATTTGATTGGGATCATCCAATTCATCTGCAGCCAATGAGCCCCTCTGCAGTGAAGCAAGTGAGTGTAGTTTGGGATGCTTATGAGGCAGCTAAGGATTCGCATGGCATATGCATTCTTACTGAGTGGGATGAGTTCAGAAAACTTGATTACCAAAGGATTTTTGAATGTATGCAGAAACCAGCATTTGTGTTTGATGGTAGGAATATTGCTGATGTTGAGAAGCTGAGAGAGATTGGATTCATTGTGTACTCCATTGGGAAGCCATTGGATCCATGGCTCAAGGACATGCCCGCTATGGCATAA